DNA sequence from the Candidatus Zixiibacteriota bacterium genome:
TGGTCACCACGGCGGCGCTTGGAAAGTCGCCTATGCCGATTTTGTCACCGCCATGATGGCCTTCTTCCTGGTCATGTGGCTGGTTTCGCAGTCCGATGCCGTCAAGCAGGCGGTCGGCGGATATTTCCGTGACCCGGTCGGTTTCAGCGAGAAAGCCGGTAAAGGGGCGCTCGAAGGAAGCGCCGCCCCATTCAAAGCGCCGGTGCCGGCCGCTCCCGACCTGCAGAAAAAACATCAAGCCGAAGAGAAAAAACTCAAGACCGCCGGCGAAAAAATCCGGGAAGCGATCGAGAACTCGAATGAAGCCGGCAAAATCAAAGACTATGTCGAGATTGAGATTGTCCCCGAAGGGCTGCGGATTCAACTTATCGATGCCTCGGCTGCGTCCGACTCCGCCATCTTCTTCGACCTGGGAAGTTCCAAACTTAAACCGTGGGCGCAATCAGTCCTTGCCACTATCGGCTCGGAACTGGGAAAACTCCCCAACCATATCATTGTCGAAGGACATACCGACAGCCGCCCCTTTGTCTCGAGCAACGGCTACACCAACTGGGAACTGTCATCCGACCGCGCCAATAGCGCCCGTCGTCTGATGGAATCCTCCGGGCTCAAGGGCGACCAGATTATCGAAATCCGCGGTTATGCTGATGTTCAACTGCGACTGCCGGAGCGCCCCGAAGACCCGCGCAACCGCCGTGTGGCGATTATCGTTCTCAACGAAGCATACGAGCAGCGATTCAAAGATATCCAGGTTGGCAACGACCTTGCCGGTATCGAGTAACATCCCCAAACGGTAGCGTGAACCAGATTAGCTGAGAGCAGACGTATCTTATCCGGACCTGACCTTATATTATTCCCCTTGATTCTGCCCCTTAAATCTGTTAGAATTACTCAGCAAAATTATAAAAAATTCTGGAGGAATGTAGATGTCCGGCCATTCAAAATGGGCGACCATTAAACGTAAAAAAGGTAAACTTGACGCCGAACGGGGGCGAATGTTTACCAAGTTGATTAAAGAGATAACGGTGGCGGCGCGGCAGGGGGGAGGCGACCCTGAAGCCAATCCGCGTCTTCGCACCGCCATCGCTACCGCCAAAGCCGCCAATATGCCGGCGGACAATATCAAAAAGGCTATTCAGAAAGGAACCGGCGAACTCCCCGGCGTAAACTACGAAGAAGTCACCTATGAAGGGTATGGTCCGGCCGGTGTTGCCATTTATCTGACCGTCACCACCGACAACAAGAACCGCACCGTTGCCGAGATTCGCCATATCTTCTCCCGCTTCAACGGCAACCTCGGTGAAAATGGGTGTGTCTCCTGGATGTTCGAGAAGAAGGGTGTTATCACCGTTCCCACCAATGTGGTCGATGAAGATACCCTTATGGAGATTGCCCTTGATGCCGGCGCCCTCGATCTTTCCAACCAGGGCGATATTTACGAGCTGGCGA
Encoded proteins:
- a CDS encoding flagellar motor protein MotB, which produces MADEEKHNKPVIIKKKKNGHAGHHGGAWKVAYADFVTAMMAFFLVMWLVSQSDAVKQAVGGYFRDPVGFSEKAGKGALEGSAAPFKAPVPAAPDLQKKHQAEEKKLKTAGEKIREAIENSNEAGKIKDYVEIEIVPEGLRIQLIDASAASDSAIFFDLGSSKLKPWAQSVLATIGSELGKLPNHIIVEGHTDSRPFVSSNGYTNWELSSDRANSARRLMESSGLKGDQIIEIRGYADVQLRLPERPEDPRNRRVAIIVLNEAYEQRFKDIQVGNDLAGIE
- a CDS encoding YebC/PmpR family DNA-binding transcriptional regulator, with product MSGHSKWATIKRKKGKLDAERGRMFTKLIKEITVAARQGGGDPEANPRLRTAIATAKAANMPADNIKKAIQKGTGELPGVNYEEVTYEGYGPAGVAIYLTVTTDNKNRTVAEIRHIFSRFNGNLGENGCVSWMFEKKGVITVPTNVVDEDTLMEIALDAGALDLSNQGDIYELATPANDLERVRTALEKKSIPVQSAETTMIPQNTIRLDERQAETMLKLYEALEEHDDVQKVYANFDIDESLMNKLAG